A single window of Malus sylvestris chromosome 5, drMalSylv7.2, whole genome shotgun sequence DNA harbors:
- the LOC126621498 gene encoding uncharacterized protein LOC126621498, giving the protein MKCKSASGVLCDRRRSLKLKGKFYRTAIRPAMLYGTECWAVKHQHVHKMGVAEIRMLREMCGHTRKDKIVNEDIRGKVGVAEIEGKMRENRLRWFGHVQRRPTDTPVRRCDYGTEVRGRRGRGRPRKTLEETLRKDLEYLDLTEDMTQNRAQWRSRIHIADPT; this is encoded by the coding sequence atgaagtgtaagagtgcatccggcgtgttgtgtgaccgtcgtaggtcactgaagctcaagggaaaattttataggacggcaataaggccagcgatgttgtatggcacagaatgttgggcggtgaagcatcaacacgtacacaaaatgggtgtagcggagataaggatgcttcgtgagatgtgtgggcacacgagaaaggataagattgtgaatgaggatatccgaggtaaagtaggagtagccgaaattgaaggaaagatgagagaaaatcggttacggtggtttggacatgtgcaaagaaggcctactgacactccggttcgaagatgtgactacggaacagaggttcggggccgaaggggtagaggaagacctaggaaaactttggaagagaccctaagaaaagacttagagtacttggatctaacggaggacatgacacaaaaccgagcgcaatggcgttctaggattcatatagccgaccccacttag